GTGAGTCCACTGAACGTACAATCATAAAAGGACCGGAGCGGGCAAATACGACCCGTACTTAAAATAAAATATCTCACTTTCAACCACTCCCCTCTCAATTATTCCTTATCTTAGTACCACCACTTAAAATCCGGAAAAGTGAAAAGACTGTTTATTATTGAAGACGATGCTGATGTACGCGACATGCTGGTTTTCCTGTTCGAGAACAACGGGCACGAAGTGATCAAAGGCGACAAGGCTGTATCCGCTGAGGACCTGGATAAAATAAAGCCGCACGTAGTTATCATTGACTACAAATTGAATGGCACTGCCGGGGCCGAAGTTTGTGCAAGACTGAAAGCCGACGAACTAACCAAAACTATCCCGGTTATCCTGTATTCATCTACCGAAGACATACCGGTAAAGGGTACTATGGCCGATGCTATTGCCGGCAAATCCCTTGGACTGGAAGACCTCGCCTATTTGGTTCACCGCCTCGCATTTCAGAATTAACTATCAATCCGCCCCCGCTCTTGATTCTCGATTCGCCCATGTTATCAGCTTGAATGGTCGTGTAATATTTTCCAGCCCTGTTTGGTCGACACCATTACCAGCGAATAGCGCCCCGAACGCTCGGGCAAATTATTGCCCTTCAGCGTGAACTTCCCCGTCAGCAGCGCATATTTTTTACCAAGCATGGTAACTTTAAACTCACTGTAGTACAATTGCTGCTTTGGTTTTGCCCCTTCGAAATACTTTGTCGCGTACAATTTCTTTATGGTGCTCAAACCGGCAGGACCGGTCGGCATCATCATAGTGGATGAATCAGTATACATCTTCATAAAACTGCCTAAGTCGCCCCGGTTCCAGTCATTTGCCGATTTGGTCATGGCCGCAATTATGGCAGCCTGTTTCGAGTCGGGGTCCTTCGTGGTTTGAGCGTTTGCACGTACGGCGCACATACAAATCCACGCAAACACGATTAAGGCTTTATGGGATATTTTCATAAGGAATGGAATTTTGGAACCAATATCAAAAAATAAAACCTGGCAATCAAGCATGCCCGGTTTTAGGTGATTTTGGCTGATATGTGAAGCTGATCATTTTAATTCGTTCATAAAAAACTCTGATGCCAGGTCCCCAACCTGCTGATGTATGGCATGGCGGTCGACCGACGGATCATCCATAAAATACAAAGGCGCCTGCTTTTTAACCGGTTCGGCAGCTTCGCCCAGGAAAACATAGTGCCCGGCCTTACCTTTTACCAGCAGGTATTTGGATGCTGGCATCAGCTTATGATAATGCTCCGCGTTAGTTTTATAAGGGGCTATGCTGTCACTTTCCGCGCCCACGACATAAAGCGGGTTATTTACATCCCTGAACTGCGAAGGTTTTACAAATCCCTGCCCTATAGCCGGGCATATCGCGAAGAATGCCTTGATACGTTTGTCCTTTAACGATTTAGGGCTCTTTTTAAATGACTCATCTACCTCACCCGTCTTAAAAATGTCTTTCAGACCGGGAAATTCGGGGATATTGATCTCCTGCTGGCCGCCGGGTGTGTTGGTATAAGCCTTTATCGCATCAAAATCAAGCCTGCCGCCTGCCAGCGCAATAACCGTATAGCCGCCGATAGAAAACCCTGCTGCGCCTATTTTGTCCTGGTCGATGTGAGGGCCGAACGCCCGATCATTCAGTAATCCGCTTAATACAAAGCTGATATCGCGCGCCCTTTCCCAGGGGGTTACAAAATCGATCGCGATCTTATTATCATAGGTATTGCCCCAGTGGTCCACCGCTGCCACCATAAAACCATGATGGACCAGGTTATCAGCCAGCCATTCAAGCGTAAGCCTTCCTCCGCCCGTTCCATGCGAGATCAGTATCAGCGGATGTTTCCCATTGCCGATAGCGCCATCTTTAACCGTCGCTTCGTTCAAAAAGGGTTTAAAATCCATACCGGGTTTAACAGCATCGGCAGTAGGGTACCATATTTCGGTTACTAATGGTCTTTTTCGTGTCGTGTCATTAAAGCGGATCGTCCTCTCACCAATGTTTTGAGCCAAAGCAAAAACCGGCAGCAGGAAGCTGATTATTATAAAAATTGATCGTTTCATACAGCAAAGCACGGCATAAGAAATCGCCCTGGTATTGACAAATGTCAATAAATCAAATTTTCGATTTCAACCTGCTCAGGGTTTCCTGCGAAATTCCCAAATAATCGGCAATGATCTTTGAGGGCAGCCGCTGAATCAGTCCCGGCTCACTTTCCATCAGTTGGGTATAGCGCTCCTTCGCGTCCATAGTGATCAGGCTTTCGATGCGTTTGATGGAAGCGATATAATCCCGTTCCAAATTTACACGGTATATTTTTTCCCATGCCGGCAATACATCGGGCAGCACCCTGAAATCCTGGTAACTTAAAAAGAGTATTTCCGATGCCTCAACAGCCTGGATGTAGGCCAGCGACGGTTCCTGCAAAATAAAACTCGGGAACGCGGTACCAAACCGCCCTTCGGGTATAAGGAAACGGGTCGATTCCCTACCCTCTGTATCCATCAAATAAACGCGCAGGCACCCCTTGTTTACAAAATAAATGTAACGGGAAACGCCACCGGCCTCCAGCAATATTTCACCCCTTTTAGTATGCTTACACTTAAAACGGCTGCAAAAAACATCAAATTCGTCATCGTTCAGTTCGGTATTTTTTGCCAGGTAGCTTTTCAGTTGCTCGTACATGCCTTTTATCTGTAACAAGCCTTTAAGGTAATTATTCTTTAAGCGAATAAAGAATCATCGGTGTCAAATCAGGCATCAGGAAATGTGACTTTGAAGGTTGTTCCCCTACCTGGTTCACTCTCCACATCTATCGAACCGCCTATACTTTCCACCTGCATTTTTACCATGAACAGGCCCATGCCTTTTCCTTCCACACTGGTATCAAAGCGCTTGTACAAACCGAAAAGATCTTTCATGTTGCGGGGGTCTATCCCTTTACCGTTATCTTTAAAGAATATCTCCATACCGTCCTCATTTTTTCGGGTAAAGATGGTTATTACAGGGTCGGCGTCGGGCCGCCTGTATTTTATAGCATTCAGTATCAGGTTATAAAATATACTGTGCATATAGCTTTTTACCTTTACTATTTTATTTACCGCAGCAAAGTCGCATTTGATCATGGCATGCTGCCTGGTAATAAAATTATGCAGGCTCATTTTTATATCGTCGACGAGGGCGCTAAAATAGATATCCTCCCGTCGTTCCCTTACGTCGTGCCGTACCTGTAAAATATGGTTCAGGTCCATGATCATACCGTCGAGCACATCTATAGATGTGGCCAGTGAAGTTTTGATCTCCTGGTTCTCGATAATATTAAAGTCGAAACTGTTCAGCATATTTGACAACCCCTTAATATTGGCCACAGGCGCCCGCAGGTTGTGCGAAACGATATAGGTAAATTGTTCAAGGTCCTTATTGCGTTGCACCAGGTCGGCAGTAATACGGTCACGCTCCAGGTCCGATATTTTCCGCCCGGTAATATCTTTAAAAGCCAGCATAAAGCCAATATGTTCGTTCTGTGCATCGCCGATGCCTACCCACCTCACCTCGTACCATTTTACTCCGCCATCCCTAAGATCGTAGCTGGTTTCATAGTTCACCATTTCGTTACTCGTTACCTTCTGTATAACCTCTTTCAGGTTGGGTATCTTGTTTTTGGGGAAATAGCTGAAGGCATTTCTTCCTGTCTTCAATTTCTTGTTGAATTGCTCAAGGCATAACTCATTAGCTTTCGTGTTGAACGAAACTATTTTGTGCCCGGCATCGCACAATACATAAGCGATGTCCGTATTCTCGAAAATGGTCTGCAAATTCGCTTTTGACTGCAGCACCAATTCCTCGGCCTGCTTCCTGTCGGTAATGTCGATATGTAGTATAACAGCACCTTTTTTTGTTTTATCGGTCAGCGGGGCGACAAGCAACTGGAACCACACTTTTTTGTGATCCGAATAATAGGAATACTCCATTGAAAATTCGTCCCTCTCGCCTTCAATTATCTCTTTTATCCCCCTGGCTATTTGCTTTTCCGACACCGGATCGACGCCCGTAGCTTTTTCGGAGATAGCCAAATAACTAAACCCGATGCCATGCCGTGGCACACCCAGGTTATTTGCAAGGGTAAACCTTATCCACGCGTCGTTTACCGCTACTATTTTTCCCGCTTCGTTCAGCAACACCACATTTGGCGGCATCGCATTTAAAATATCCGATTGCCTGTCGCTGGCGGCCTTCAGTTCCGCTATATTTTCCTGTATCTCGATCTGCGCAAGCATACGGCGGGTTACGTCCTGGTTAAAACCAATAATATACGCCGGTTCGCCCCTTTCATTAAGCTCAAACTCGAATTGGGAATGAAGAAAACGTATGGTGCCATCTTTATTTATTATCCTGAAATCTACTTCCGCCGGCTGAGCGTTGCTTGTCGTATCCTTAAGCATTTTTTCAATTTCCCCCGAATCTTCCGGATGAATATTTTTTAAAAAATTTGCCAGCGTAGGCTCAACTTCGCCGTTTTCATAACCAAGCAAACGGTAGGTCCCTGCCGACCAGGTGGTGATGCTGGTGTCAAGGTCGACCCGCCATGTACCAAATTCAGCTAACGATTCTGCCTTGGTAAACAGGTTCTCGCTGGCAAATATCTTGTCCAGGTACATTTGCCGGTCGTGGTCCGACTGATATTTACCTATCGCATTCAGAATTGCATTGGGCAGGCGCTGCAGACGGTCCTTCAGCACGTAATCTGAGGCCCCTTCTTTCATTACATTTACTGCAAATTCTTCGGATACGGTTGCTGTTATCAGAATAAACGGTATGTTCTTCTCTTGCTGTTTCAAGAGTTTCAGCGCCTCAAGGGAATTGAACGCCGGGAGAGAATGATCGGAAAGTATAACATCCGGGTCAAATTTCTCGAGTGCCTCAAGATATTCCGCTTTTGTATCTACTACACGCTTCTCAAATGCAATACCCGACCTCCGTAGCGTCCTGTCAACTAATTCTGCGTCGCTTTCAATATCTTCTATATGCAATATTCTTAAACTCCGGGTCATAATATAAATTTATTGCCAGCATTAATCAGGAGACTGATTGGTTATAAGCCAGTAAAAACCAAGTTCAGACACCGCCTTGGCAAAGCCCTCAAAATCCACCGGTTTCACTACATAACTATTTACACCAAGATCATAGCTGGTAATTATATCCTGTTCTTCCTTCGACGACGTCATGATCACTACCGGGATGGTGCGGGTATTTTCGTCGGCTTTTATTTGCCTCAGCACCTCTATGCCGTCAACTTTGGGCATCTTAATATCCAGCAGTATCACTTTGGGCTTATCATGCATACTGCGTTCTGAAAAGGTTCCTCTCGAAAAAACAAAATCCAGCGCCTCCGCGCCATCTTTTACATGTATCAGCCTGTTGGCCAGGTTTGCTTTCCGCAATGCGCGGATGGTCATTTCCGCATCGTGTGGGTTGTCTTCAACCAATAAAATTTCAACTCGGTTGTCATTCATATAATCGTTATTTAGGTAAACTGAAATAAAATGTAGCTCCTTTATTTTCCTCCGCTTCGGCCCATACCTCTCCGCCATGCTTGTCGATCACCCTCTTCACCAGGGCAAGACCAACACCGGTGCCTTCAAATTCTTCCTGCGAATGCAATCGCTGAAAGACACCGAATAATTTGCCGGCGTAAGCCATATCGAAACCGACGCCATTATCCTTTATAAAGTAAACGACCCTGTTCCTCTCCTCCTGCGCGCCGATCTCGATTACCGGATTATCCTGCCTGGATGAATATTTTATAGCGTTGCCTATCAGGTTCATTAAAACTTGCTTTATAAGGGCCCGGTCGGCATTTGATGAAGGTAATGACCCTATCCCGATGCGATATTTTTCCCTGATTCCGTTCTCCAATAATTCTTCGATAACCGACTGGGCAAGCGGCTTCATATCAACGTTGCT
Above is a window of Mucilaginibacter ginsenosidivorans DNA encoding:
- a CDS encoding response regulator; protein product: MKRLFIIEDDADVRDMLVFLFENNGHEVIKGDKAVSAEDLDKIKPHVVIIDYKLNGTAGAEVCARLKADELTKTIPVILYSSTEDIPVKGTMADAIAGKSLGLEDLAYLVHRLAFQN
- a CDS encoding YybH family protein — encoded protein: MKISHKALIVFAWICMCAVRANAQTTKDPDSKQAAIIAAMTKSANDWNRGDLGSFMKMYTDSSTMMMPTGPAGLSTIKKLYATKYFEGAKPKQQLYYSEFKVTMLGKKYALLTGKFTLKGNNLPERSGRYSLVMVSTKQGWKILHDHSS
- a CDS encoding alpha/beta hydrolase family protein, giving the protein MKRSIFIIISFLLPVFALAQNIGERTIRFNDTTRKRPLVTEIWYPTADAVKPGMDFKPFLNEATVKDGAIGNGKHPLILISHGTGGGRLTLEWLADNLVHHGFMVAAVDHWGNTYDNKIAIDFVTPWERARDISFVLSGLLNDRAFGPHIDQDKIGAAGFSIGGYTVIALAGGRLDFDAIKAYTNTPGGQQEINIPEFPGLKDIFKTGEVDESFKKSPKSLKDKRIKAFFAICPAIGQGFVKPSQFRDVNNPLYVVGAESDSIAPYKTNAEHYHKLMPASKYLLVKGKAGHYVFLGEAAEPVKKQAPLYFMDDPSVDRHAIHQQVGDLASEFFMNELK
- a CDS encoding Crp/Fnr family transcriptional regulator; this encodes MLQIKGMYEQLKSYLAKNTELNDDEFDVFCSRFKCKHTKRGEILLEAGGVSRYIYFVNKGCLRVYLMDTEGRESTRFLIPEGRFGTAFPSFILQEPSLAYIQAVEASEILFLSYQDFRVLPDVLPAWEKIYRVNLERDYIASIKRIESLITMDAKERYTQLMESEPGLIQRLPSKIIADYLGISQETLSRLKSKI
- a CDS encoding PAS domain S-box protein encodes the protein MTRSLRILHIEDIESDAELVDRTLRRSGIAFEKRVVDTKAEYLEALEKFDPDVILSDHSLPAFNSLEALKLLKQQEKNIPFILITATVSEEFAVNVMKEGASDYVLKDRLQRLPNAILNAIGKYQSDHDRQMYLDKIFASENLFTKAESLAEFGTWRVDLDTSITTWSAGTYRLLGYENGEVEPTLANFLKNIHPEDSGEIEKMLKDTTSNAQPAEVDFRIINKDGTIRFLHSQFEFELNERGEPAYIIGFNQDVTRRMLAQIEIQENIAELKAASDRQSDILNAMPPNVVLLNEAGKIVAVNDAWIRFTLANNLGVPRHGIGFSYLAISEKATGVDPVSEKQIARGIKEIIEGERDEFSMEYSYYSDHKKVWFQLLVAPLTDKTKKGAVILHIDITDRKQAEELVLQSKANLQTIFENTDIAYVLCDAGHKIVSFNTKANELCLEQFNKKLKTGRNAFSYFPKNKIPNLKEVIQKVTSNEMVNYETSYDLRDGGVKWYEVRWVGIGDAQNEHIGFMLAFKDITGRKISDLERDRITADLVQRNKDLEQFTYIVSHNLRAPVANIKGLSNMLNSFDFNIIENQEIKTSLATSIDVLDGMIMDLNHILQVRHDVRERREDIYFSALVDDIKMSLHNFITRQHAMIKCDFAAVNKIVKVKSYMHSIFYNLILNAIKYRRPDADPVITIFTRKNEDGMEIFFKDNGKGIDPRNMKDLFGLYKRFDTSVEGKGMGLFMVKMQVESIGGSIDVESEPGRGTTFKVTFPDA
- a CDS encoding response regulator; translation: MNDNRVEILLVEDNPHDAEMTIRALRKANLANRLIHVKDGAEALDFVFSRGTFSERSMHDKPKVILLDIKMPKVDGIEVLRQIKADENTRTIPVVIMTSSKEEQDIITSYDLGVNSYVVKPVDFEGFAKAVSELGFYWLITNQSPD